From Rutidosis leptorrhynchoides isolate AG116_Rl617_1_P2 chromosome 3, CSIRO_AGI_Rlap_v1, whole genome shotgun sequence, a single genomic window includes:
- the LOC139899303 gene encoding uncharacterized protein, with the protein MKRTMPWSDDDSSDESSSANSDASDNDQIPKNDKKISSGKSSKSKVESAKRKSKGIDFAALSQHGYKGGLSVLKVPPPKEDDKDRDWSWSTGKETRGANEPEESYQERQKTRAALLEGEQLTHARTQREKNLSFAQKEKRKRDMGQASRGKSYVEEEKRLLRENGVYSGFDA; encoded by the exons ATGAAAAGAACAATGCCATGGAGTGATGATGATTCATCTGATGAGTCTTCAAGTGCTAATTCCGATGCTTCCGATAATGATCAAATTCCAAAGAATGACAAAAAGATCAGCTCTGGTAAATCTTCCAAATCTAAAG TTGAATCTGCAAAGAGGAAGAGTAAAGGTATTGACTTTGCAGCATTAAGTCAACACGGCTATAAAGGCGGACTATCTGTTTTAAAAGTCCCACCACCAAAAGAAGACGACAAGGACCGTGATTGGTCTTGGTCTACAGGCAAGGAAACCCGTGGAGCAAACGAACCTGAAGAAAGTTACCAAGAACGTCAAAAAACAAGAGCCGCATTACTTGAAGGAGAACAGTTGACACATGCTCGAACGCAGAGAGAGAAAAACCTTTCTTTTGCACAAAAGGAAAAAAGGAAAAGAGATATGGGGCAAGCTAGTAGGGGAAAAAGCTATGTTGAAGAAGAGAAGAGATTGTTGAGGGAAAATGGTGTTTACTCGGGTTTTGATGCTTGA
- the LOC139899302 gene encoding homocysteine S-methyltransferase 2-like, producing MGASSGTVDTLMSDFLRKSGGVAVIDGGFATELERHGADLNDPLWSATCLLTSTNLVRQVHLDYLEAGADIIITASYQATIQGFEAKGFSKEEGEAMLKKSVDIAREARDVYYERCHESSTVFTSDGRILKHRPILVAASVGSYGAYLADGSEYSGDYGDAMNLEFLKSFHRRRVQVLAESGADLIAFETVPNKLEAQAYAELLEEGIINIPAWFSFNSKDGVNVVSGDSLTECAKIADSCPKVVAVGINCTPPRFISGLIQSIKKVTTKPILIYPNSGETYDAEIKQWVKNTGVADVDFVSYVNTWCEIGASLVGGCCRTTPNTIRAICRTLPNRSSMP from the exons ATGGGAGCTAGTAGCGGCACCGTCGATACTTTGATGTCTGATTTCCTCCGTAAATCCGGTGGCGTTGCCGTTATCGACGGAGGATTTGCGACGGAGCTTGAACGACACGGTGCTGACCTTAATGATCCTCTCTGGAGTGCCACGTGTCTCCTTACTTCTACTAACCTTGTTCGCCag GTACACCTTGATTATCTTGAAGCTGGTGCAGATATAATAATCACAGCATCTTATCAG GCAACAATTCAAGGGTTCGAAGCTAAAGGCTTCTCTAAGGAAGAAGGTGAGGCGATGCTTAAAAAAAGTGTAGATATTGCTCGTGAGGCACGAGATGTATATTATGAAAGATGTCATGAATCTTCTACTGTTTTTACTAGTGATGGTAGAATACTCAAGCACCGGCCCATTTTAGTTGCTGCTTCAGTTGGTAGCTACGGGGCTTATCTGGCTGATGGTTCCGAATATAG TGGGGACTATGGTGACGCAATGAATCTGGAGTTCTTGAAAAGTTTTCATCGAAGAAGAGTTCAAGTTTTAGCTGAATCAGGTGCTGACCTAATCGCATTTGAAACAGTGCCAAACAAGCTTGAAGCACAG GCTTATGCTGAGCTTCTCGAAGAAGGCATAATAAACATTCCCGCGTGGTTTTCTTTTAACTCTAAAGACGGTGTAAATGTTGTCAGTGGTGATTCCTTGACTGAATGTGCTAAAATTGCCGATTCATGCCCAAAAGTTGTTGCTGTAGGAATCAACTGTACACCTCCTAGATTTATCAGTGGTTTAATTCAGTCCATAAAAAAG GTGACAACTAAACCGATACTCATATATCCAAATAGTGGTGAAACTTATGATGCTGAAATAAAGCAGTGGGTG AAAAACACTGGAGTCGCAGATGTGGACTTTGTTTCGTACGTGAATACATGGTGCGAGATAGGAGCATCGCTCGTAGGTGGTTGTTGCAGAACCACTCCAAATACAATCAGGGCTATCTGTAGAACTCTCCCAAACAGATCTTCCATGCCATAA